The following proteins are co-located in the Chloroflexota bacterium genome:
- a CDS encoding GntR family transcriptional regulator: protein MNRAARTGPLVDPVAPSSRLLKQRAYEIIKEKIINCELKPGNPIVEGELAAALGVSRTPIREALQQLQDDGLVILAPHKGAYISDLDVDDVTEIFQIREALEGMVARLAAERITPDSLAELEKIVALLDEAIRENSVELAFKADNQFHALLLETAGNRRASRIIHKLNGQIHRLRFISASIPSRIPVSMQEHKDIAQAIKSRDAHLAEQLMKHHIRQTYNNVVQLIKSPVGAFLI from the coding sequence ATGAATCGAGCAGCGCGTACTGGCCCCCTCGTTGATCCCGTTGCTCCGAGCTCTAGGCTGCTGAAGCAACGTGCCTATGAAATTATTAAGGAAAAGATAATCAACTGTGAGCTTAAGCCAGGAAACCCCATCGTTGAGGGTGAGCTCGCCGCTGCCTTAGGTGTGAGTCGAACCCCCATAAGGGAGGCTCTACAGCAATTGCAAGATGACGGTCTGGTGATCTTAGCTCCCCACAAAGGCGCCTACATTTCTGACTTGGATGTGGATGATGTGACTGAGATCTTTCAGATCCGTGAGGCTCTGGAGGGGATGGTGGCCAGATTGGCTGCCGAGCGCATAACGCCTGACTCTCTGGCCGAACTGGAGAAGATCGTTGCTCTGTTGGACGAAGCTATTCGGGAGAATAGTGTCGAACTTGCCTTCAAAGCTGACAATCAATTTCATGCCCTGCTTCTGGAGACCGCAGGAAACCGCCGGGCTTCGCGTATCATTCACAAGCTGAATGGGCAAATCCATCGTTTGCGCTTCATATCTGCTAGTATCCCCAGCCGTATCCCAGTCTCGATGCAGGAGCATAAGGATATAGCTCAGGCTATCAAATCCAGGGACGCCCATTTGGCTGAACAGCTGATGAAGCATCACATAAGGCAGACCTATAACAACGTGGTGCAATTGATAAAGAGTCCGGTAGGAGCCTTCCTTATCTAG
- a CDS encoding ABC transporter permease has translation MSKQASAIPITYRSLLADAVRSLTRRTQIGNLLLILPASAFLTGLFAYPLMRIFMLSLFDPDLTLKHYAYLLQKPAYIAVLLNTFRLAFTVTLSCLVLGYPFAYLLANASPRVRNILMIAVILPFLTSLLVRTYAWMVLLGREGLINQLLLKSGLVSSPLQLMHNFIGVHVGMVQILIPYMILPLFSVMVGIDKSLLKAAYNLGATPFQAFWRIFLPLSLPGVAAGSILVFIISLGFFVTPALLGGLRDTTISMLIETQTSQLLNWGFASVLAVVLLVITLLLATTFNQFLGLDKIWGGRT, from the coding sequence ATGTCAAAGCAAGCGTCAGCCATCCCTATCACCTATAGGTCATTGCTTGCTGATGCCGTCAGATCGCTGACTCGGCGTACCCAAATAGGCAATCTCTTATTAATTCTGCCGGCCTCGGCCTTCCTCACCGGGCTCTTCGCCTATCCCCTTATGCGCATATTTATGCTCAGCCTCTTTGACCCCGACCTTACCCTAAAGCACTACGCCTATCTACTTCAGAAGCCCGCTTATATCGCTGTCCTCCTGAACACATTCAGGCTCGCTTTTACGGTGACCCTCTCCTGTTTAGTCCTTGGATACCCATTCGCTTACCTCCTGGCCAACGCCAGCCCTCGTGTGCGGAATATATTAATGATCGCCGTAATCCTCCCCTTTCTGACCAGTTTGTTGGTCCGCACTTATGCCTGGATGGTGTTATTGGGAAGAGAAGGACTTATAAACCAGTTATTATTGAAGTCTGGACTTGTCTCATCTCCACTACAGTTAATGCATAATTTCATCGGCGTCCATGTCGGCATGGTACAGATTCTAATTCCCTATATGATCCTACCCCTTTTCAGCGTGATGGTCGGTATTGATAAGAGCTTACTAAAGGCCGCTTATAACCTGGGGGCAACACCATTCCAGGCGTTTTGGAGAATTTTCCTACCTCTGAGCCTTCCCGGTGTAGCTGCTGGCAGCATCCTGGTCTTCATTATCTCCCTTGGTTTCTTCGTCACGCCTGCCCTATTGGGCGGATTGCGGGACACCACGATCTCAATGCTGATTGAAACTCAGACCAGTCAGCTATTGAATTGGGGCTTCGCCTCGGTCCTCGCCGTGGTGCTCTTGGTCATCACCCTTCTGCTAGCTACCACCTTTAACCAGTTCCTCGGCTTGGACAAGATATGGGGAGGGAGAACGTGA
- a CDS encoding ABC transporter permease, translated as MRGVAWVQTVTKPGHPGVGWGMITLRLLCGAIVIFLILPIFIIIPISFSSSLYLEFPPKGFSLQWYQDYFGGPGWVQATLLSVEVASVVMILATILGTLSAFGFVRGRFPGKGLIYGFILSPLIVPSIITAIAVYFLYASLRLVGTALGMILAHTVLAIPLVVVIVSATLAGFDTSLERAAMSLGANPLQTFRRVTLPIISPGVFTAAIFAFLTSFDEVVIAIFIAGTRAVTLPKKMWEGVWLEINPTIAAVSSFLIVLTVLILVTTELLRSRMARLSG; from the coding sequence GTGAGGGGCGTGGCTTGGGTGCAGACGGTGACGAAACCAGGCCATCCTGGGGTTGGCTGGGGAATGATAACCCTTCGTCTCCTTTGTGGCGCTATCGTAATTTTCTTAATTCTCCCTATCTTTATAATCATTCCCATCTCCTTCAGTTCATCGCTATATCTAGAGTTCCCACCCAAGGGTTTCTCCCTGCAATGGTATCAAGATTACTTCGGAGGTCCGGGCTGGGTACAGGCCACCCTGCTCAGCGTAGAGGTGGCTAGCGTAGTCATGATTCTCGCCACCATTCTGGGCACGTTGAGCGCCTTCGGGTTTGTCCGGGGACGATTTCCAGGGAAAGGGCTCATCTATGGCTTTATCCTATCGCCCTTAATTGTTCCCTCAATAATCACGGCTATCGCCGTTTATTTCCTGTACGCCAGCCTTCGTCTAGTTGGCACAGCCCTCGGGATGATCCTGGCCCATACCGTCCTGGCCATCCCCCTGGTTGTAGTCATCGTATCGGCCACCCTGGCCGGCTTTGATACCTCGCTAGAACGAGCCGCCATGAGCCTTGGTGCTAATCCTTTGCAGACATTCCGAAGGGTCACCTTACCCATTATCAGCCCGGGAGTATTTACCGCAGCCATCTTCGCCTTCCTCACTTCATTCGATGAGGTAGTGATCGCCATTTTCATTGCGGGCACAAGGGCGGTGACCCTGCCCAAGAAAATGTGGGAGGGCGTCTGGCTAGAGATAAATCCGACCATCGCGGCCGTGTCTTCCTTTTTGATCGTATTGACCGTTTTGATCCTGGTTACAACGGAATTATTAAGAAGTAGAATGGCACGCCTCAGCGGTTAA